Sequence from the Chrysemys picta bellii isolate R12L10 chromosome 23, ASM1138683v2, whole genome shotgun sequence genome:
GAAAAGCGTGCGGGTGACTTGGCAATGGCACATGAGCATTTTGCAAAAGTCACGGTCCAATTAACTATCAAAGTTGCTGCATCACCAGGGCAAGTTTCAGGTCCAATTATAGGGAAACTCTGAAATTCCTGCTGGATTTATTCTTAAAACCATGCTAGGGCATGGAGCTATTCGGAAACACGCACCTGCCACTGAACAGCAGCCATTGCTAGGATGGAAAACAGCAGTGGTGTAAAAACACACCGCACTATAATACTATAGCTAAGGACAGGAAGGAAAAAACCCCACTTCCAGTTGAAACTGTATTGGGAATTGAAGTATACAGTAGAATGCATTTAGCTAAATTAATTTGACTGGAACAACCCACCCCTTACAAGAAGTGCCTTGGCATGTTGTGGTCAGGACCTCTGCTTTATATCTCATGCAAAAGATGGCAGTTCTAGCAGCACTCTTTTCCCCCAGTATAGCACGGCACTGGTATGCTGGCTTGatactgactcagagggaagagagCTACCAATGGAATCATCAGCTTCACTTCTTCTAACACCTGGGTGTgccttggaggtctcccatccaagcactGAGACAGCTTGAATCTGCTTCGCGTGGGAGGAAAACCGGTAAGAGCTTAGCCTGAGCTTGTATGGGTGCAAAATGAAAAGAGCTGTTTTTTCTCCAGGTGACTCAACAAATTTTCAAACATTATATAATGTATGGAGTCCACCTGGCTCAACCTCACCTGCAGACGTCAGTGCCACGTGGACCAGTGTGACGGTGATGGCGTAGTCCCAGACCCATCGCTTCAGCAGAGCAGCAAAGAGAAGGCCACTGGTGAAGTAGGTCAGTTCCATGGACAGCAAATTCACTAGAGAAATGAGAAGGGAAAGTTCTGGAGTAAAGGCAGATACATCTCACAGCAGGGAGCCCTGGAGGTACAGAGTCCCTGCCCATGGGGTGCAAAGGAAAAACCTCAAAATTATCCTGGAGTTAATGTTCTGACACAGTTTACTGGAATACAGATTCTGCTGATTCCAATGGGAGGTACTACCAGGGGATGTACACAAAGTCCATTCCCATAAAGCAAAGAAATACAGTGCTGTCTCCTCGTAATAGCTAGGGACCACGTCACTGTTTTCCCAGTGGCTGTGCTCAGAGTCCATCCCTCCAACCTCACACATCCTGTTCTCTCCCAGTCAGATGTTAACACGCTTTTGGTCTTGAAAGATCCCTGTGGTTTTATCCATTCCAAAGCGGCCTCATTGCCCCACATCACTTACCCAGATATTTGGGATTTGAGTGAGATGGTTCTGTGTTAAATTCAAAGGGGATAAGTCCATCAAATGTGTCCAgcctggaagggggaaaaaagagagagagaaaaagagagaaaagatttTAGGAAATTAAAAATGATCAAGGGCTGTTACACTGATCCCCgctaaaaagtcaacatttgccaacGGTTACTGCACAGGGAGATCTGAGATACCGCATGTCATTGTTACAGGGCCAACTGCATCTCTGTCCCCTCTGTGGTCTCTCTGAGTGCTCTCCTTCAGATGGCAGGCCTTGTGCTTTTACCCCCTCCTGGAGTGGAATTCCATACAGTGATCCAATAGCCTTCTTAAACCAAAGCATTGTCTATTTttcagtaggaacaaagcatttagagaaaaagaaatttaaaacaaCAATCTACACATGTCTATCTAACCAAAGACTTATCATCCcctgatgacaggtttcagagtagcagccgtgttagtctgtatctgcaaaaagaagaacagaagtacttgtggcaccttagaagcatccgaagaagtgggctgtagtccacgaaagcttatgctctaataaatttgttagtctctaaggtgccacaagtacttctgtccATCCCCTGATGGTATCCTAGGCAGGCCTAAATTCTTCTCACGCCCCTTTGggtgcctgtctctcactctggtTCCTCCAAACAACTCCTCTCTCTTGAAAGAGTGTTCCTTCTTCACCCTCCCAAAAGTCTTTTGTTCTTCTGCATTCCCAGGTCTTTTCCAGCCTTGCATTGTCTCAACTCTCAAGAGTTTGCttagaagtagggtgaccagatgtcccgttttaaaagggacagtcccattttttgggactttttcttatataggcgcctattacccccccaccccctgtcccattttttcacagttgctatctagtcaccctacttaGAAGTGGCTTATCTTCTGCCattctttcccttcctgcttgtttcccccTATTAAACTAAGCCAATGTATTCATGGAGTAAACATGCCAATAACCAGGTCAGCATACAGTGCCCATAcattattacagagcagctccacatCCATCGTATCACAGCCCCCCCTATATTTAGAACAGGATATAAACATGGAGCCTGTATACTATTGGCTGACAAGTGTTGATATTTAAATGGCACCCACTGTGCCATCTGCAAGCTGGTTTGCTAGCCTGTGGGGTAGCCTGTCCAGCTTCCATTGGGCTGGGGTCTGCTTCACACAAACTGCCTCCTCCAGTTCGTGCTCGCTGGCCCCCTTTGTTGATACTTCCAGCAGAGAGGCCAATAGTTTacgttgggattttcaaaagagactcaGGAATTAAGAGCCCAGCTTctattgaaattcagtgggagctgaagtcCACAtcttcaaagggatttaggctcctaactcccattgaaatcattgggagttaggtgcctaaatatctttgtgcaTCTGCATGCTTGACTCCTTTACATtcccttgaaaatcccagcccaactgtgctttgaagatgtaactCTCCTGTCAACCCTTGAGGTGATAGGTGCCTTAGCTACCCAGAGATGGCCTTGCTGGACCAGGGTGAGGCAAATTAATGAGAAGCTCACCTTGCCGCTGTCTGGATTGTccttgttctgtggataaagagaACGCCAGGCTCCAGGGCTGTGCAGCCTGGTATGTTTCATCAAcactaaactaaactgaaaataaaataagtggTCAGCAGTGGGACAAACCACTGAGCAAGAGCCACATGGCTCTGGCtgagaaaagaaaagcaggacTCCCACACACTAACCATCACATTTTGGAAGAGTCCAATCAAGGGAAGGCAACACTGTGCTAACCGAATCAGATCCCCTTATTTCACTCAGATGAGCTCAGCGTAAGATCTGCTCTGCTCAGCTCAAAAAGAGCAGCCTCACCTGAAAACTCCAGAGCAGATGCTTCCAATCATGTAGTAGACGGTGTAGAAAGTGACCAGGCACAACAGCAGGTGAATGAGGATGGTCTGGAAATCAGAGCAGAAAAGCACAAGGGTCAGCACATGCGGCAGTGAGAGGGACGTTTATTCCCATCTCACCACAGAGAAAGAATCTTCAGCGGAGGAGAGTTTCCTGGGAATTCTGTGCCAGCTGCAAACAACTGGATCTGGGCCACCTCTGAAATGAAAAGCTCTGTTACGTTCATCCAGCTGGCCGTCTCAATGACAGCTATTTGAATAAATGCCTAGTGTTCCACGGGGGTTGCGCAAGTGTCACAAGGACTCTGGCTGGGTCATTTGCAGGGACTGACGCTGGGAGCGCTGCATCTAAAACCACAAGCCTCTGCTGTCTGAGCTAAAGTAACAGGTTTGTATATTTCAAGGCAGTAGGAGACTCACAAGCTCAAGGGAGGCAAAAAGCCACCCTGTGATTCCACAAGCAATTACTCCTGGCAAGCACGATGCAGCTACAAATGGATTGTTAATAATCTTACATTTCTGCAGCTCCTGGCAAGAATCCCCAAGGGTTTCACAAATTGGGTCCATCCTCTAccactggaatgcagccacctctgggttggaGGGCGACAGCTAGACAGCACAACTTTGGTAAGGGCACCAGGACAAAACCCCTCCTCTTCCAATAATTGCCTGGGATAGTTTGTGTCCACATGGGACAGACAGGACTTGGTTTTTAACATCTGCTTCAGGAAGACGATGCAGGACAAACATTCTGCCAATCCACTGAGGTGAATGGATGTTCCACTGAAAAGGTGCTCAGAAAAGGGCTCACAACAGCTGTATTGCGTGCTCTATAAGAGGCAACAGATCCGGTGCAACCTGAAGGAATGGCTAGTTCCTCCTGTCTCTGCCCATACCATGGGGGATGGGGAGCGGGGCTGTAGAGTCTTTGCACCAGCTAGGACATCCCCCTGCACAGGGGTATTCTCAGAAGGTAGGTGTATTTCTCtggcccccatcaccacagcTACTGAGCTCCACACAATTTTTAATGTGTTCCTCTCACAACCCctttgtgaggcagggcagggctgggctgttaTCCCCACAATACTgatgggagactgaggcacagagaggctaagtgacatatccaaagtcacacaggaaatctgtgtcagagcagggGACAGATCATAGGCTTCCTGAATGCCAGGCCATCCGCTCTCCATTCTAGCACCCGTCCCAATCTGT
This genomic interval carries:
- the LOC103306154 gene encoding putative transmembrane protein 244, coding for MAFQSGSVPGIKTILIHLLLCLVTFYTVYYMIGSICSGVFRLDTFDGLIPFEFNTEPSHSNPKYLVNLLSMELTYFTSGLLFAALLKRWVWDYAITVTLVHVALTSAVMEQFPLVWHWWLALGSGLFIMIFSGQLVTHFACPDSSDPTLDSYCHS